Proteins from a single region of Streptomyces vinaceus:
- a CDS encoding PASTA domain-containing protein encodes MPAPVRRWWQHPVLIIALLVVLPPVGIALAWTSRWGQAKKIIATVLAGLWFLTPFLGDPPKKAEADAKPAALASASPSASPSRTEPPSLVGRNLKEARATALAAGFQVLSHDASEADAAQVAEADWKVCFQAVAAEKPGAIRTLDLGVVRTDAPCPAKDGDPIPYPKMPKVVGLTFAKASQVLKPIGFQRIEAQSAFTDVTLPAAVDDWAVCFQEPAEGKEISAPATTSAPLKLVSPGTGCPAAPNTRLHPEPTPTHEDSGSTASGGSSSGGSSSGSSSSGGSSSGGSSSGGSSSGGSSSSGGSDSGGASTGTVTPGAFCSPAGATGVSKKGITYTCKGPGQPRWRQ; translated from the coding sequence ATGCCCGCGCCCGTGCGCCGCTGGTGGCAGCATCCCGTCCTTATCATCGCCCTGCTGGTCGTGCTCCCGCCCGTGGGGATCGCGCTCGCCTGGACGAGCCGGTGGGGGCAGGCCAAGAAGATCATCGCAACGGTCCTCGCCGGTCTGTGGTTCCTCACGCCCTTCCTGGGCGACCCGCCGAAGAAGGCCGAGGCCGACGCGAAGCCGGCCGCCCTCGCGTCCGCCTCACCGAGTGCGAGCCCGAGCCGGACCGAGCCGCCTTCCCTCGTCGGCCGGAACCTGAAGGAGGCGAGGGCCACGGCGCTCGCCGCCGGATTCCAGGTGCTCTCGCACGACGCCTCCGAGGCCGATGCCGCCCAAGTCGCCGAGGCCGACTGGAAGGTGTGCTTCCAGGCCGTGGCGGCGGAGAAGCCCGGTGCGATACGCACCCTCGACCTCGGCGTCGTACGGACCGACGCGCCGTGCCCCGCGAAGGACGGGGATCCGATCCCCTATCCGAAGATGCCCAAGGTCGTCGGTCTGACCTTCGCGAAGGCGTCTCAGGTGCTCAAACCGATCGGCTTCCAGAGGATCGAGGCGCAGAGCGCGTTCACGGACGTCACCCTGCCGGCCGCCGTGGACGACTGGGCCGTCTGCTTCCAGGAGCCCGCGGAAGGCAAGGAGATCAGCGCGCCGGCGACCACTTCCGCCCCGCTGAAGCTGGTCTCCCCCGGGACCGGCTGCCCGGCTGCGCCGAACACCCGCCTCCACCCCGAACCTACGCCGACGCACGAGGACTCGGGCAGCACGGCATCGGGCGGCTCCTCCTCCGGGGGCTCCTCCTCCGGGAGTTCGAGCTCCGGCGGCTCCTCTTCCGGGGGTTCGAGCTCCGGAGGCTCCTCCTCCGGCGGGTCTTCCTCCTCCGGCGGGTCGGACAGCGGCGGCGCAAGCACCGGCACCGTGACGCCCGGGGCGTTCTGCTCCCCGGCCGGGGCGACCGGCGTCAGCAAGAAGGGCATCACCTACACCTGCAAGGGTCCCGGTCAGCCCCGCTGGCGCCAGTGA
- the mmuM gene encoding homocysteine S-methyltransferase, producing MPRASGPLAEALADRVVLLDGGLSNQLADQGCDLTGGLWSGRVLAERPDQVEAAHSAYARAGAEVLITASYQVGYEAFAAHGHDRAETTALLHRSVALAARAAGAAGHEVWVAASVGPYGAVLADGSEYRGRYGLSVRELSAFHRPRIEALLAAGADVLALETVPDAEEAEALLGVLAGTGAAAWLSYTVAGARTRAGQPLAEAFALAAEAPEVIAVGVNCCDPADVLPALEAASSVTSKPLVAYPNDGSVWEAATATWHAPPAPAPWPLEAWRRAGARLIGGCCRIGPAGIADLAAEVSRGGTGHWRQRG from the coding sequence GTGCCCCGCGCGTCCGGCCCGCTCGCCGAAGCACTGGCCGACAGGGTCGTGCTCCTCGACGGCGGACTGAGCAACCAGCTCGCCGACCAGGGCTGCGACCTGACCGGAGGCCTCTGGTCGGGCCGGGTGCTGGCCGAGCGGCCGGACCAGGTGGAGGCCGCCCACTCGGCGTATGCGCGGGCCGGCGCCGAGGTGCTGATCACCGCGAGCTACCAGGTCGGGTACGAGGCCTTCGCCGCCCACGGGCACGACCGGGCCGAGACCACCGCCCTGCTGCACCGCAGCGTCGCGCTGGCGGCCCGGGCGGCCGGGGCCGCCGGCCACGAGGTCTGGGTCGCCGCCTCCGTCGGCCCGTACGGGGCGGTGCTCGCGGACGGCTCCGAGTACCGCGGGCGGTACGGGCTGAGCGTGCGCGAGCTCTCCGCCTTCCACCGCCCGCGGATCGAGGCGCTGCTCGCGGCGGGCGCCGACGTCCTGGCGCTGGAGACCGTCCCGGACGCGGAGGAGGCCGAAGCGCTCCTCGGCGTCCTCGCCGGGACGGGGGCGGCCGCCTGGCTGAGCTACACCGTGGCCGGCGCCCGTACCCGGGCCGGTCAGCCGCTCGCCGAGGCCTTCGCCCTCGCGGCCGAGGCCCCGGAGGTCATCGCGGTCGGCGTCAACTGCTGTGACCCGGCGGACGTCCTGCCCGCCCTGGAGGCGGCCTCCTCCGTGACGTCCAAGCCGCTCGTCGCCTACCCGAACGACGGCTCCGTCTGGGAGGCCGCCACCGCCACCTGGCACGCCCCGCCCGCCCCCGCGCCCTGGCCCCTGGAGGCCTGGCGCAGGGCGGGAGCCCGCCTGATCGGCGGCTGCTGCCGCATCGGTCCGGCGGGCATCGCCGATCTGGCCGCGGAGGTGTCCCGGGGCGGGACCGGTCACTGGCGCCAGCGGGGCTGA